From Plectropomus leopardus isolate mb chromosome 17, YSFRI_Pleo_2.0, whole genome shotgun sequence, a single genomic window includes:
- the pick1 gene encoding PRKCA-binding protein, translating to MFTDMDYELEEDKLGIPTVPGTVCLKKDANNLIGISIGGGAQYCPCLYIVQVFDNTPAALDGTLAAGDEITGVNGKPVKGKTKVEVAKMIQAVQGEAVIHYNKLQADPKQGKSLDIVLKKVKHRLVENMSSGTADALGLSRAILCNDGLVKRLEELEKTAELYKGLMEHTKRLLRAFFELSQTHRAFGDVFSVIGVREPQAAASEAFVKFADAHRNIEKYGIQLLKTIKPMLHDLNTYLHKAIPDTKLTIRKYLDVKFEYLSYCLKVKEMDDEEYSSIAMGEPLYRVSTGNYEYRLVLRCRQEARARFAKMRKDVLEKIELLDQKHVQDIVFQLQRFVSGMSHYYDECYAVLKEADVFPIEVDLSRTMINYGGQSFSYTGDEEEEEEGGGGEEGGSSAGRQAENGAEKLIDDE from the exons ATGTTCACAGACATGGACTATGAATTGGAGGAGGACAAACT GGGGATACCAACGGTTCCTGGTACTGTGTGTCTGAAGAAAGATGCTAACAACCTTATTGGGATCAGTATCGGTGGTGGGGCACAGTACTGTCCATGTCTCTACATTGTCCAG GTGTTCGATAACACCCCAGCAGCTCTGGATGGGACACTGGCGGCAGGTGATGAGATCACAGGCGTGAATGGGAAACCAGTGAAGGGAAAGACCAAAGTGGAGGTGGCCAAGATGATCCAAGCTGTGCAG GGAGAAGCAGTAATCCACTACAACAAACTGCAGGCAGACCCCAAACAAGGGAAGTCTCTGGACATAG tgctgaaaaaagtcaaacatcgCCTGGTAGAGAATATGAGCTCAGGCACAGCAGATGCTCTCGGACTCAGCAGAGCGATTCTATGCAACG ATGGTCTGGTCAAAAGACTGGAAGAGCTGGAGAAAACTGCAGAGCTCTACAAAG GGCTGATGGAGCACACGAAGAGACTCCTCAGAGCTTTCTTTGAGCTTTCTCAAACTCACAGAG CGTTTGGCgatgttttttctgtcatcGGGGTGAGAGAGCCCCAGGCTGCAGCCAGCGAGGCTTTTGTGAAGTTTGCTGATGCTCACCGCAACATTGAGAAATACGGTATTCAGCTGCTAAAGACCATCAAACCT aTGCTCCATGACCTGAACACATACCTTCATAAGGCCATACCAGACACGAAGCTCACCATCCGCAAGTACCTGGACGTAAAGTTTGAATATCTG TCGTACTGCCTGAAGGTGAAGGAAATGGATGATGAAGAATACAGCAGTATT GCCATGGGAGAGCCCCTGTACCGTGTCAGCACCGGTAACTATGAGTACCGTTTGGTGCTGCGGTGTCGGCAGGAGGCTCGTGCCCGCTTCGCCAAAATGAGGAAGGATGTCTTGGAGAAAATAGAGCTGCTGGATCAGAAACATG TCCAGGACATCGTGTTCCAGCTGCAGCGCTTCGTCTCAGGCATGTCACATTACTACGACGAGTGCTACGCCGTCCTCAAGGAGGCAGATGTCTTCCCCATCGAAGTGGACCTTTCCCGCACCATGATCAACTACGGTGGCCAGTCGTTCTCTTACACcggagacgaggaggaggaagaggagggaggaggcggagaggagggagggagcagcGCAGGGAGACAAGCAGAGAACGGCGCTGAGAAACTGATCGATGATGAAtaa